A region of Arabidopsis thaliana chromosome 5, partial sequence DNA encodes the following proteins:
- the FTRA1 gene encoding ferredoxin/thioredoxin reductase subunit A (variable subunit) 1 (ferredoxin/thioredoxin reductase subunit A (variable subunit) 1 (FTRA1); FUNCTIONS IN: ferredoxin:thioredoxin reductase activity, catalytic activity, ferredoxin reductase activity; INVOLVED IN: photosynthesis, light reaction, photosynthesis; LOCATED IN: chloroplast; EXPRESSED IN: 22 plant structures; EXPRESSED DURING: 13 growth stages; CONTAINS InterPro DOMAIN/s: Ferredoxin thioredoxin reductase, alpha chain (InterPro:IPR004207), Electron transport accessory protein (InterPro:IPR008990); BEST Arabidopsis thaliana protein match is: ferredoxin/thioredoxin reductase subunit A (variable subunit) 2 (TAIR:AT5G08410.1); Has 1807 Blast hits to 1807 proteins in 277 species: Archae - 0; Bacteria - 0; Metazoa - 736; Fungi - 347; Plants - 385; Viruses - 0; Other Eukaryotes - 339 (source: NCBI BLink).), whose amino-acid sequence MSSQIALSPAIAAAIRRPSSHDCLSASATTATATPMALKSCIVAPLSLFTSQSQIKHSSSRKTSRTTIRCDVAIKSADSINADANPSSSPSSEEEIEAEAKAKIGSRVRVTAPLKVYHVNRVPEVDLEGMEGKLKDYVAVWKGKRISANLPYKIEFFKEIEGRGLVKFVSHLKEDEFEFIDQ is encoded by the coding sequence ATGAGTAGCCAAATCGCTTTGTCACCGGCCATCGCCGCCGCCATTCGCCGTCCGTCCTCTCACGACTGTCTATCCGCTTCCGCCACTACTGCTACCGCCACCCCCATGGCTCTCAAATCTTGCATCGTCGCACCTCTCTCGCTATTCACCTCTCAATCTCAAATCAAACACTCAAGCTCAAGAAAAACTTCTCGAACCACGATTCGATGCGATGTAGCGATAAAATCCGCAGATTCGATAAACGCAGACGCCAATCCTTCGTCCTCACCGTCATCAGAGGAAGAAATCGAAGCGGAAGCGAAGGCGAAGATAGGATCTAGGGTTAGAGTAACTGCACCGTTGAAGGTTTATCATGTAAATCGAGTTCCAGAGGTTGATTTAGAAGGTATGGAAGGTAAACTCAAAGATTACGTTGCTGTTTGGAAAGGGAAACGAATCTCAGCTAATCTTCCTTATAAGATTGAGTTCTTCAAAGAAATTGAAGGTCGTGGTCttgttaaatttgtttcacATCTTAAGGAAGATGAGTTCGAGTTCATTGATCAGTga
- a CDS encoding Transducin/WD40 repeat-like superfamily protein (Transducin/WD40 repeat-like superfamily protein; CONTAINS InterPro DOMAIN/s: WD40 repeat 2 (InterPro:IPR019782), WD40 repeat, conserved site (InterPro:IPR019775), WD40 repeat (InterPro:IPR001680), G-protein beta WD-40 repeat, region (InterPro:IPR020472), WD40 repeat-like-containing domain (InterPro:IPR011046), WD40-repeat-containing domain (InterPro:IPR017986), WD40/YVTN repeat-like-containing domain (InterPro:IPR015943), WD40 repeat, subgroup (InterPro:IPR019781); BEST Arabidopsis thaliana protein match is: Transducin/WD40 repeat-like superfamily protein (TAIR:AT5G08390.1); Has 113227 Blast hits to 41164 proteins in 1010 species: Archae - 84; Bacteria - 11989; Metazoa - 46351; Fungi - 25015; Plants - 14725; Viruses - 6; Other Eukaryotes - 15057 (source: NCBI BLink).), whose translation MTTKRAYKLQEFVAHSAAVNCLKIGRKSSRVLVTGGEDHKVNLWAIGKPNAILSLYGHSSGIDSVTFDASEVLVAAGAASGTIKLWDLEEAKIVRTLTGHRSNCISVDFHPFGEFFASGSLDTNLKIWDIRKKGCIHTYKGHTRGVNVLRFTPDGRWVVSGGEDNIVKVWDLTAGKLLTEFKSHEGQIQSLDFHPHEFLLATGSADRTVKFWDLETFELIGSGGPETAGVRCLSFNPDGKTVLCGLQESLKIFSWEPIRCHDGVDVGWSRLSDMNVHEGKLLGCSYNQSCVGVWVVDLSRTEPCMAGDTAQSNGHPEKRSCSGRDPVVLNDNNSKTVLGKLSVSQNVDPLLKETKSLGRLSVSQNSDPSTKETKSIGRSSTSQNSESSMKESKPLGRLSVSQNSDVSKESRTFSSTGSLPGTPHRVSSTNVSKATSGVSTAVSNAATSRRNFTKANPKANPVNKAADFAPVIVPRADPRIEQATESRAELDIIARTMPYSLQAADSRRSPSSRNNPDLPDASVLEMSESQPVEPNNIPDGGTLPGGKVGMRGATERSINDFRYKRYGRSNSRSRMGSPPRNHDENYDLVSHRSNRDPSPTESQKGGRFQSLVINRERRGRFSNFEGPVSNFSSGNMPAPNIRPSNMFKQRGNHMPVEQGIDSPSEENIVEDIMGKHNQFVSSMQSRLAKLQVVRRYWERNDVKNSIGSIEKMADNAVTADVLGIITERNEILTLDNCTSLLPLLTALLGSGMDQHLSVSLDLLLKLVRLYGSPIYSSLSAPASVGVDIEAEQRIERYSRCFVELEKVKACLPSLARGGLVAKSVLELNLAFQEVSS comes from the exons ATGACCACCAAGCGAGCCTATAAGCTTC AGGAATTTGTGGCACATTCTGCTGCTGTCAATTGTCTTAAGATCGGAAGGAAGTCTTCTAGGGTTCTGGTAACAGGTGGTGAAGATCACAAGGTCAATCTTTGGGCTATTGGTAAGCCCAATGCCATTCTG AGCTTGTATGGGCACTCAAGTGGAATTGATTCAGTGACGTTTGATGCTTCGGAGGTCTTAGTTGCAGCAGGAGCTGCTAGTGGTACTATCAAACTTTGGGATTTAGAGGAGGCAAAGA TTGTCAGGACTCTCACTGGTCACAGGTCCAATTGCATCTCAGTGGATTTCCACCCTTTTGGTGAGTTTTTTGCGTCAGGCTCACTAGACACAAATCTTAAGATATGGGATATACGAAAAAAGGGCTGCATCCATACTTACAAGGGTCACACGCGAGGAGTCAATGTACTCAGATTCACCCCAGATGGTCGCTGGGTTGTATCTGGAGGAGAGGACAACATTGTTAAG GTTTGGGATTTAACAGCTGGAAAACTGCTGACCGAGTTTAAGAGTCATGAAGGGCAAATTCAAAGCCTAGATTTTCATCCTCATGAATTCCTACTGGCAACAG GTTCAGCTGATAGAACTGTAAAATTCTGGGATCTGGAAACATTCGAGCTGATTGGTTCTGGTGGACCTGAG ACTGCCGGGGTCCGTTGCCTGAGTTTCAATCCAGATGGAAAGACTGTGCTTTGTGGATTGCAAGAAAGTCTCAAG ATTTTCTCATGGGAGCCAATTAGATGTCATGATGGAGTGGATGTTGGATGGTCAAGATTGTCAGATATGAATGTTCACGAGGGAAAGCTTCTTGGTTGCTCATACAATCAGAGTTGTGTAGGCGTGTGGGTTGTAGATCTCTCG CGTACTGAGCCATGTATGGCTGGAGACACTGCGCAATCAAATGGTCATCCAGAGAAACGATCTTGCTCAGGAAGAGATCCAGTAGTTCTCAATGATAATAACTCAAAGACAGTTCTCGGGAAGCTGTCCGTTTCCCAAAATGTAGATCCTTTATTGAAGGAAACAAAGTCTCTAGGAAGATTATCTGTTTCTCAGAACTCTGATCCTTcgacaaaagaaacaaagtccATTGGAAGGTCATCAACATCACAAAATTCAGAGTCCTCGATGAAGGAATCAAAGCCTCTCGGGAGGTTGTCAGTTTCTCAAAATTCAGACGTTTCTAAAGAGTCAAGGACGTTTTCAT CCACAGGAAGTTTACCAGGCACTCCTCATAGGGTCAGTTCGACCAATGTATCAAAAGCCACTTCGGGTGTTTCAACAGCCGTCTCTAATGCTGCAACGTCAAGGAGGAATTTTACAAAAGCTAACCCAAAGGCGAATCCTGTCAATAAGGCAGCAGATTTTGCTCCGGTGATTGTCCCCAGAGCAGACCCTAGAATAGAGCAGGCTACTGAATCCAGAGCAGAACTTGACATAATTGCAAGAACCATGCCGTATTCATTGCAGGCGGCTGATTCCCGAAGGTCACCTAGCAGCAGAAATAACCCTGATCTGCCAGACGCTTCGGTTCTTGAAATGTCTGAGTCTCAGCCAGTTGAACCAAATAATATACCAGATGGGGGTACACTTCCTGGTGGAAAGGTTGGCATGCGGGGTGCAACTGAGCGAAGCATTAATGATTTTAGATACAAGAGATATGGCAGGAGTAATTCAAGGTCACGGATGGGGTCACCTCCACGAAACCACGATGAAAACT ATGACTTGGTAAGCCACAGATCAAATAGAGACCCAAGCCCCACTGAAAGTCAGAAAGGAG GAAGATTCCAGTCACTCGTCATAAATAGGGAGAGGAGAGGAAGATTTTCAAACTTCGAGGGTcctgtttcaaatttttcaaGTGGAAATATGCCTGCTCCAAACATCCGCCCTTCAAATATG TTCAAGCAGAGAGGGAACCATATGCCAGTTGAACAAGGGATCGATTCTCCTTCTGAAGAAAATATTGTTGAAGACATAATGGGAAAGCACAATCAATTTGTCAGCTCTATGCAGTCTCGTTTGGCTAAGTTACAG GTAGTTCGTAGATATTGGGAAAGGAATGATGTAAAAAATTCGATAGGCTCGATAGAGAAGATGGCTGATAATGCT GTTACTGCGGACGTACTGGGTATAATAACCGAGAGAAATGAGATTTTGACACTGGATAATTGTACCTCCCTTCTTCCCCTTCTAACAGCTCTTTTAGGGAGCGGCATGGATCA GCATTTGAGCGTTTCCCTGGATTTGCTGCTGAAGCTTGTCAGACTGTATGGGTCACCAATTTACTCATCACTGTCAGCTCCAGCATCTGTTGGTGTAGATATCGAGGCTGAGCAAAG GATCGAGCGCTACAGCCGTTGCTTTGTAGAGCTAGAGAAAGTCAAAGCATGCCTTCCCTCTCTAGCAAG AGGAGGTTTGGTGGCCAAGTCTGTGCTCGAACTCAACCTAGCATTTCAGGAAGTTTCATCATAA